The following proteins are encoded in a genomic region of Phragmites australis chromosome 9, lpPhrAust1.1, whole genome shotgun sequence:
- the LOC133929526 gene encoding probable esterase D14L codes for MRWYANVREAGHGDTTVVLAHGYGASQALWDKLVPALSHRNKVLLFDWDFAGGGGGAGQQEAGEGRYTFGRFADDLIALMDDKRVRGAVLVGHSMSAMAGCIASVRRPDLFSHLVLLCASPRYVNSEEESYVGGFDKAGIDGMLDAMSSDYDAWAKGFVPNAAGDPDCVPPLEKSFHAMRPAVALELARMIFLGDQREVLDAVTAPCTIVQVKADFVAPPSVAEYMRSRMKGAAVAVEIIDSVGHFPQLVAPQQLLDVLDGVLVRHGEDGHGVEQAADVEVDGGTDITA; via the exons ATGCGGTGGTACGCCAACGTGAGGGAGGCCGGGCACGGCGACACCACGGTGGTGCTCGCCCACGGCTACGGGGCCAGCCAGGCGCTCTGGGACAAGCTCGTCCCCGCCCTCTCCCACCGAAACAAGGTGCTCCTGTTCGACTGGGACTTcgccggcgggggcggcggTGCTGGCCAGCAGGAGGCGGGGGAGGGGCGGTACACGTTCGGCAGGTTCGCGGATGACCTCATCGCGCTGATGGACGACAAGCGGGTGAGAGGTGCGGTGCTGGTGGGGCACTCCATGTCCGCCATGGCCGGATGCATCGCGTCCGTCAGGAGACCCGATCTCTTCTCCCATCTCGTGCTCCTCTGCGCATCCCCCAG GTACGTAAACTCGGAGGAGGAGAGCTACGTCGGCGGCTTCGACAAGGCGGGCATCGACGGCATGCTGGACGCCATGTCGTCGGACTACGACGCCTGGGCAAAGGGCTTCGTCCCCAATGCCGCGGGCGACCCGGACTGCGTTCCACCCCTCGAGAAGAGCTTCCACGCGATGCGCCCGGCCGTCGCGCTCGAGCTCGCCAGGATGATCTTCCTCGGCGACCAGCGGGAGGTCCTCGACGCCGTCACCGCGCCGTGCACCATCGTCCAGGTGAAGGCGGACTTCGTGGCACCGCCGAGCGTGGCGGAGTACATGCGGAGCAGGATGAAGGGCGCAGCGGTGGCCGTGGAAATCATCGACTCCGTGGGGCACTTCCCCCAGCTCGTCGCGCCCCAGCAGCTGCTCGATGTACTCGACGGCGTGCTGGTGCGCCATGGTGAGGATGGGCACGGTGTAGAGCAAGCGGCCGACGTGGAGGTCGACGGTGGCACCGATATCACGGCGTAG
- the LOC133929527 gene encoding uncharacterized protein LOC133929527 produces the protein MLLAVEGGGFFSSSASGYSHGLALLLLGRKGEDKRDKASPCSHCQLVGQEAEQDCQVPSGTNDVPGKCASFICFGCTPARLVGASPPKLSSSNTPGNSSEQSSISTNGTAATNGSINGSGRKGCLKINQKRDSSGRSILSYGEELRESLEEVQALKSGMERRKVQWTDTCGKELFEIREFEVSDDGLSEDDLENEGFRKCECVIQ, from the exons ATGCTATTGGCTGTGGAGGGAGGAGGTTTTTTCTCGTCGTCAGCATCAGGATATAGCCATGGCCTTGCTCTCTTGCTGCTTGGACGGAAAGGTGAAGATAAGCGTGACAAGGCATCACCATGCAGTCATTGCCAACTAGTTGGTCAAGAAGCTGAGCAGGACTGCCAAGTTCCTTCAGGGACAAATGATGTTCCTGGTAAATGTGCTTCCTTTATCTGCTTTGGCTGCACCCCTGCTAGGCTTGTGGGGGCATCTCCTCCGAAATTGAGTTCAAGCAACACACCTGGGAACTCATCAGAACAATCGTCCATTTCAACAAATGGGACTGCAGCTACTAATGGTTCCATCAATGGAAGTGGGAGAAAAGGTTGTCTTAAGATCAACCAGAAAAGGGATTCTTCTGGGCGTTCCATATTGAGTTATGGCGAGGAGCTACGTGAGTCGCTGGAAGAGGTGCAAGCCTTGAAATCTGGTATGGAACGGAGAAAAGTTCAGTGGACTGACACCTGTGGCAAGGAACTTTTTGAGATAAGAGAATTCGAAGTCAG CGATGACGGTCTGTCAGAGGATGACCTAGAAAATGAGGGTTTCAGGAAATGCGAGTGTGTGATTCAGTAA
- the LOC133929528 gene encoding uncharacterized protein LOC133929528 — translation MARKRKTEAAPRLDDADRTLYSTFCGAANSLSQLYSQAIAQQKQSIQAGELHALDKLYQWILRKYEEESRLTVADIMAHIQHEMDYGGSDAHVAPRAQQYALSAGGQFSNSSSQIPAAQALGLTPRAVSNEQSKNTIFSNALSSPVRQSLQSYHLTQGQGAGNGGQTTTETNSGDQNREANLAGSNDTTMDMISDTAADEYY, via the exons atggcgcggAAGAGGAAGACGGAGGCGGCGCCCCGGCTGGACGACGCCGACCGCACGCTCTACTCCACCTTCTGCGGCGCCGCCAACTCCCTCTCCCAGCTCTACTCCCAGGCCATCGCCCAGCAGAAGCAGTCCATCCAAGCCGGCGAGCTCCACGCACTC GACAAGCTCTACCAGTGGATCCTGAGGAAGTACGAGGAAGAGTCGAGACTGACGGTCGCTGATATAATGGCTCATATTCAG CATGAGATGGACTACGGAGGCAGTGATGCACATGTTGCTCCAAGAGCACAACAATATGCTCTAAGTGCCGGCGGGCAGTTTAGCAACTCAAGCAGCCAAATCCCAGCTGCTCAGGCATTAGGCCTGACTCCTCGGGCCGTCAGCAACGAACAGTCTAAGAACACCATATTCTCGAATGCCCTGTCTAGTCCTGTCCGACAGAGCCTTCAGAGCTATCACCTAACTCAAGGTCAAGGAGCAGGCAATGGTGGGCAGACCACCACCGAAACAAACTCTGGAGATCAAAACAGGGAGGCCAACTTAGCAGGCTCCAATGACACCACAATGGACATGATCTCAGACACTGCTGCTGATGAGTACTACTGA